From the genome of Primulina huaijiensis isolate GDHJ02 chromosome 11, ASM1229523v2, whole genome shotgun sequence:
GGTACTTCCGGGCGACCCATCTCTTTACTCGCAAACCACTTCAAAGTCTCACTCAGATGtccaaatgaaatattttaccaGTACAATGTAAAATATATTACCCTGCTATTTTATGAGTATAGTAATGAGTGTACAAGTGATCATTAGTTGGTCCATTCTGAATGCAGGTTTCTATTAGTTCTGAGGATAATGGAGTGGTTGAGAGCAAAGGGATTGGGAGGAAGATCACCGAAAAACTTTACCAAACATACTCTTCTGAATTCGCTGGGAAGACATTTGCTTATGATGGGGAAAAATGTCTGTATACAGTGGGGCCGTTGCCACAGAACAAGTTGGAATTTACTGTGATTCTCGAGGAATCTATTGCCAAGCAGTAATGTCCATCATTGACCTTTATTTACTGGTTTTTGTTTTGCTTTTTTCCTGGTAAATGCTGACTGAGTCCATTGTCTAGACCTAGGAGCCCTTCTGATTATGGAGGTGGAAGTGGGTCTGGGAAAAGATCAAAGCACTCTCTAAGGTCGAAGGCTTTTAAAGTAGAGATCAGTTATGCTGCTAAAATACCCTTGAAGTCCATCTCTCTTGCCCTTCAAGGAGCTGAAGCAGAAAACGTGCAAGATGGTCTGAGGGTCCTAGACATCATATTGAGACAGAAAGCAGCTAATAAGTATACCAGGAATCCCTTTTAGATagcatataaacatttatatcatCTCATACATAACAAATGGATATTGGTGCAGAGGCTGCCTTTTGGTTCGGCAATCATTCTTTCATGATGACACACGGACTTTCTGTGATGTTGGAGGAGGTGTGACTGCCGTGAAAGGGTTCTATTCTAGCTTTCGTCCTACTCATGGTGGTTTATCTCTAAATATGGGTATTACTCATTTTGTTTTCTCTTCCtatattttccttttcttaTGGTTTGCTTCATGTATAAGAACTGCAAAAGTTTATTATGTCAGATGTATCCTCAACAATGATCTTGAAACCAGGACCTGTTTTGGATTTCCTTCTTGCTAACCAGAATTTGAAGGATCGGCGCAATATTGACTGGGAAAAAGTAAATGGTTCTTAACCGTATGCAGTTGCTTTCTTTGACCATTACTTCAGTTCTGTTTGCCATGATTGTGAATCTTGAGCACAGGCCAAAAGGATGCTCAAGAATCTGAGGGTTAAGGCCAGACATAACAACAGGGAGTTCAAAATTATAGGTTTGAGCGAGAAGCCATGTGAACAGCAGTTGTAAGTAAATAGTTATCTTGCAGTGTTTTGCCTTCATTCCTTTCTGAAAGACGCCTGACGGTGGTTCCCTTTTAAGTTTTTCATTGAAAGTGAAAAATGGTGGTAATGCTAGAGATGATGGGGAGACTTTGGAGATAACTGTATTTGACTACTTTGTGAAACATCGTGGTCAAGAACTAACATTTTCAGCATACATGCCATGCCTTGATGTTGGAAAACCAAAACGACCAAACTATTTGCCTTTGGAGGTATATAATTTTATTGGTAGTTGTCTTATGAATTCTACTGCAACtttctttctaaaattttctTTCTGTATCTTTCTTCAATTAAAGCTATGTTCTCTAGTCTCTCTTCAAAGATACAAAAAAGCATTGTCAGGAATGCAGAGAGCATCCTTAGTTGAACAATCAAGGCAGAAACCTCCAGAGAGAATTCGAGTTGTCACTGATGTAAATTATTCAACCCAATGAATTTTTTCCCTTCCATCTCTTATATTGTGGTTTCACTTCTTGATTGAATCTTTTAGGCTGTGAGAAACTATCATTATGATGATGATCCACTCCTAGTTTCTTGCGGCATTTCAATTGAAAAGCAGCTTACTCAAGTTGATGGACGTGTCCTCGATGTGCCAAAGGTACTTCTACCCTGTTCACAATTGATACTTGTGTTGTGTTGCATCACATCTTAACAATGATTCTAATGTTCTACTTCCAGTTGAAGGTTGGAAATGGTGAAGATTTCTTTCCCCGCAATGGACGGTGGAACTTTAATAACAAGGTATTTCTTTGTTTTGATAATGTATACTGTTCTACTATACTTCTTTGACGTATCTTAGAGTTATTTGTAAAATGGAGATGAGGGATATCTTTGCAAATTACCGGTTGCTTTACTTTTGATCTTGAACAGAAACTTTTAAATCCCTGCCGGATTGAGTGTTGGTCCCTTGTTAATTTCTCTGCTCGTTGTGATACTAGTCATCTTTCTCGGGAGCTTATCAACTGTGGAAGGAACAAGGGCATTGTATGCAGTCTAATATTCTTGTTTCTTTAGGTCTTCCTAATGAATAGCTATTTGAATGTCTTTCATTCTCTTGCCTAGCATATTGAACGTCCATATACAATAATTGAGGAAGATCCACAATGTAGCAGAGCTAGCCCTTTAATACGTGTAGAAAGGATGTTTGAACAGATTATGGCTAAACTACCTGGTCCTCCTGAGTTTCTGCTTTGCGTCTTACCAGAACGGAAAAACTCTGCCATATATGGTAGTTTATCTGCTGTTACCCTTTTCATTATCACAGAAGTTTCAACTTGAAAACTTGTGTTTTGGTGTGTTCTTGTGAAATTTTTATTAACACCCAGGACCATGGAAGAAAAAATGTCTGACTAACTTGGGTATTGTTACACAATGCACGTGTCCTTCCAAGATCAATGACCAATACCTGACCAACTTACTTCTCAAGATCAATTCCAAGGTAACATGGATAGAACTTCCGCATATTAAGTGttgcttttctttttcaaatcaCCATTTTTGTTATATTGACTTCTTTGACTTCTAACTATAGCTAGGGGGGACCAATTCTCTGTTAGCACTTGAGCATTCACGCAGTCTGCCACTCATTAACGATAAGCCAACCTTGATTATTGGAATGGATGTTTCACATGGTTCTCCTGGTCAATCAGATATTCCATCCATAGCTGCTGTAAGCTGCTGCCTGTAGAACTTTTTGCAGTGCCCCATCGACTGCATTTTAAATTATGCCTGATGCTTCTCTAACTTATGATGATTAGGTTGTCGGATCCCGTAGTTGGCCATTAATATCCAGATATAGAGCAGCAGTGCGAACTCAATCACCAAAGGTGGAGATGATTGAATCTTTATATAAGCCACTGGCAAATGGGGAAGATGACGGCATTATCCGGTGAGGCATCTTTTCAATTTATTGTTCAGTGTGAAGTTGAGGTATACGATTTGTAGTTCTACAGAACTCTGTGGAAAGTTTATCTAATATTATGCTTCAGGGAACTGCTCTTGGATTTCTATCAAACCAGTAACAAGCAGAAACCAAGTCAGATAATTGTTTTCAGGTAGATTCCTGTCCAGATGTAGAATCTCTATTTTTGCCACAGCATAAATTTTTATCTCTATGCAGACATGACATTAACTTGTATCTTGTTTTCCGCATTCCCTATGATTTTATGTTTGGATGGGTTCATCCGTCAGTCATATAGGCAGTGGAGCTGCTTTCTTGTTTTATCATTACTTATCTGGAGAAGAAATCAGCATTTAGCTAAGAGATTTTGGATCCATGACTATAGTAACTTCCTGCAATGTGCGGTGTGTGAGATGAGATGAGTGAGATCTTAGTAGCTGTACTATGCACTGACCGAAAATGTTTAGGGCGACACAGCTAGATTTCTGATTTTTCATTATAGCTGTTTTCTTTTGAATTCCTTTTGTGCTTCAATGGTGTTTATTTCTGTTGTCAAATTTGTCAGATGTAATATACATATTTTCCACCATAATCAGTTATATGCATGAAGCCTCAGAAGGTGGTCTGGTCTGTCATTTTTCTTACAAATAAATAAGTACCATAGttgaataaaaattgataaGCAGTGATGTTCTGGTTTCTTTTATGAATTTGCAATGAGTATTTACATAACAATTCTCAATATATCCTTTATGCGTTCTGTTTATCCTGATTTTCAATGGTTCCAATTTTCTCAGGGATGGTGTGAGTGAGTCGCAATTTTCTCAGGTGCTGAACATCGAACTGGATCAAATAGTTAAGGTACCTTTTCTGTTTACAGTTTTCAGAGTAAATGCATTTGATGACCGCTTGCATTTTTATTGTTAGTCCTTGTAaagttttgatttgattttggaAACATACCCCTTGACAATTTGCAGCTATCGAGTTATAGAAAAGTCTACTGATCGTTTTATTTGTAAAATTCTTAGTACCGAAGAGCTCATAGTGTAATGGTGTTATTTTAACCCCTTCTATCTAGACTCAGTCCTCGagcttgaaattttttattttccaggCTTACCAACATCTTGGTGAGGTCGACGTTCCAAAATTCACCGTTATAGTGGCTCAAAAGAGACACCATACACAGCTATTTCAAGCTTCGGCTCCCGAAAACGTTCCACCTGGTCTATTTCTTTTCACAGTTATGTTCTAATTCTAGTATTATGTCAACTGTATACATCAATAACATGCACTGTCTGGCTGCAGGTACTGTTGTGGACACTAAAGTTGTACATCCaagaaattatgatttttacatGTGTGCTCATGCAGGAATGATGGTAAGTTTTTCCATCCTTTCGTCTTTGCTTTATGCAATTAATTTAGTTACACGGATGCAGTCATTGAGCAGATCTGTTTTACATTTGTTATGTGATTAAACGTATAAAATACCGCTAATTTCTTtaaaactaattaaattatgGAAGTATTATGTTTATGCTGCCCTCCATCGTGAGATATATTCTCGGTTAGTACTTTATATTATGTGATAAACCTCACATTCAACTCAAGGTATCAAAACAAAACTTAACATATTCCAAACCACATTATGAAATATTGGACGCCTAATTGGTATTCACATATAATGATAAGTATGCATTGTCATATGAAATCCTCTTACCATATTTGAGGATTGAGCATACATTTTTCAAATCACTTAGCCGTGAGGCGTACTATTTCAAGTTGCATTCCACAAATTTGTTTCATGACGGCAATTTATATTGCAGGGAACTTCTCGGCCAGCCCATTATCATGTCTTACTTAATGAGATTGGTTTCCCTCCTGATGATCTGCAAAATCTTCTCCATTCACTATCATATGTGTATGCTTTAAAGCTTCTTTCAGTCTATTCTCATCCTTTTCTCTATGATAGCTTCGTTTAGAATGGTTATATTTATCTCCCTCCTGCAGATACCAAAGGAGTACTACTGCTATTTCCATAGGTAAATTTCAACTTTTGTAAACTTCCATTCGATTTTATTTTCCAATGATTTTCAATGAAGTACATCATTACACAAAACCTCCTTCACCTATTGTGCTGTGCTTACTATTGCAGTTGCACCCATATGTTATGCACATCTCGCGGCCCAACAAGTAGGACAGTTCTTGAAGTTTGAAGATTCATCTGAAACTTCGTCTCGACAGAAAAATGTGTCAACGGCAGGAAGCATCCCAGTACCCCAGTTGCCCCGGCTGCACAGCAATGTCGCTGGATCCATGTTCTTTTGCTGAAAGGATCCATGTTCTTTTGCTGAAACTGACGAGAATATTCTAACTTTATTTACAGTTGATTATTCTATTCGAATAGTTGTAAATGATTCTTTGCAACTGCTAATTTGGTAGAAGGGGTAACTCAAATATTCCCAAAGCTGGTTTTTGTCCtatttcaattaaaatttttgttttagttttagtTTTAGTTTCAGTTCCTATTTCAAGTCACTAGTTCTCAAGTATGTTATTTTCTTCAAAAGAGAGTAGTGACCTTCACCAATACTTTTAGGAGTGTGCTAATAATCTTCAAATCATGCTAGTATCTCATAAATTATTTCGTTAATAATGATATATCACATGTTATCGTCCTTGATATTCCAATTTTCAATAATCATACTTCTATTTGGATAACATGGGAAATTTTCCAGAAAATGTATTGTTGAAATGatctattttgaaaatattttaagaaataagaaaataataatatcctATACCACTCGTTAGTTGCCGGAATTTGAAAACATCAAGAAAATGGTCTAACAGGGAGAGGTCAATAGACCTTTTTCTAAATCCACTATGTAAAACTAGTACATAATTAGTTCACGATATGAAAGAGTCACAACATATCGATTTAGAAAAAGATCTATTAACGATATGAAATAGTCACAACATATCGATTTTATTTGAGATATAGGGaaagaatataaaatatattactaaATATAGATATATTTGAGACGGAATACAACTTAACAAATCACACATAATCAAACAAACTAATTAAACTGCAATTAACGTACATCAATAGAACttggaaaacattaaaataagaGGATATTGATCTTCTTAATTGTTACGTCAATATCTAGTTCCTCATTCTCAAACATGATTCTATTTCTTGAAATATGATTTGATTGTATATtgtattgtaaaatataaatgagtgaaaaagtaaattttggattatataaaaatattgggGATACGATTAGAGGTGAGAATTAATTCCGTTGAATCAAATTAGTTTACCGAACGGagcaaattttgaatttggatgaaaTCTCGTTCTGTAAATTAAATCAGTGATCTTGTGcttgaaatttatatatttatttatgttttcagaaaaattgttaatttaattaccgattgaattaaatatttatatttcggTTGGTTTTTGATcggttattaaaaaaatatatcggTTGGTTcgattatacaaaataaaaggTTCAGGTACCACAAAATGCTCACCCTGTAAAAAAGTTTCTACgttaatttatctttttcgaCCAGATCATTAAGAATTGGAGCCAACCAAAATTAGTATATgataaaatcattaaattatCACCTTATAATTTATAAAGGTTAAACAACACGATCATTATCGATAACTAATTTTAAcaacatttaatttttaaaactaaaaatattattattataatttatttttatgaacacgtacattatttataaataaaggTAGGTGCATTGGGGGCCACTGTTTAGTACTCGTGGGCCCCACAAAAAAGGATCCAACGGGTCATACGTCACTGTTTGTGGACCACGCTATTTCTATCGCAGTTTAACGGCACCGATTTTTCGTGTACTAATAAAATAAAGACAAAAAACTATTATTCTCGTCTGCAACGAAAAGACTAAAAAGACCATTTCGCACCACGTCAAGATAGAAACAAAAGAGGGTGAAAAAGTCTatacaatattattatattaaattaaagaaatatttaaaattttggttcttagatttttttccaaatcactgttaataatattttggtAATTAAATTTGGCGTGATTCTGGATTTCCGCCATTGATCGAAGctttttctcgagtttcatcgACCGTATATTCATCCGCACACGCATAATCTTCAGAATTTAATCGTGCTTAGTGGAAATCGTGTGTACAAATATCGGGAATCGATGCCGGGGAATTCGAGAATGCGTAGGAATTGTGTGGTGTCCGATTCCTACAATCCAGCTCCTGGACAAGTCGAAGgtatttctctcaaatttttcttttgaagaaaacatttttttgggtgtttgattttgttttgcGCTGGGGTATATcgtttttgtaatttttatccTCCGATTCCGTGCTGATGATCGTTTTCGTCTGTCGATGTTCGAAAAGGTactttttttgttaaaatatttacaatatgtttttttttacggattattttatgtttattgcAGCAGATATGATGAGCAGGTTGAAGTTGGGGAACAGTGAAGATAATGGTGGAGTGGGTGATGAAGCGGGTGCATATCCGGATCGACCAGGTGAACCGGATTGCTTGTACTATCTGAGAACAGGGACTTGTGGATATGGGAGCAATTGTCGTTTCAATCATCCCTCTAATGGAGGACATGTAAATGTCAATCTCAAAATAATCTATATTTTTTTCACTGTGCTTGCGGTGTTTTAGCTACTTAATGAAGTAACATATGGAACAATACACGTTTTCATTTTTTGTTGATTGGCTAGGATTATGGTGTTAGAAACACTACTGAACTGCCAGAAAGAGCTGGGCAGCCTGATTGCGAGGTGAATTTGTATTGTCCTTGTTTTCTGGTTTGCAATTTCGCTGTTGTTAAGTTCTGGGTTACTTTTTTTCATCGTTCATTATGTTTAATGTTTCCTGATGGAATAACAAAATGCTTACAGTTAGTTGTTCTGTTTGAGAAAGAGGTCTCTTCACGAGCCTAATGTCTTCTTATCTTAAATAATGTGTTTAACGAAGCTCTTGAATAATCACTTTTCCATTTATCTTTTTATGGTTCTGCGAACTGGTCACTTTTTGGACTTGATTTCCTTTGAGGTAAATCTTACTCATATGTCCGAATATTTCTTATCTTTTTCCTTTTGTCAAACAAAGATGATGTAGATTCTAGTTTTTCAGGGCTGTTAGGGGGATGCTTATGATAGCAATCAACATTATACTCAACTAGGATTTTTATTTCTTGCCCTAGTGTGGAGTGATTTGAATAGGAAGGTTTACTGCCATTTGTCCCTCGTTTATGGTAATTTAACTTGCTATATTCAGCAAGTCTTAAGTTACAAGGCGTTAGACGAAGGAGTTATTTTTCAATAGAGGAAGTCTTGGATTTTTCTCACATTGCGAAGTTGCCGTTTGTTGGAAATTGCCATTTAATTAACTATAATTGATCTGCGCACACTTGGCATTTGCATAACAACAatgttatataaaataattttattattattttacaaaattacTCACAAAAACATGGTGGATCTGCATGATTCTTGGGTTGCTATTATTTACAGGCTCCTATAATTGGTTCCTATGGTCTTGCAGTACTATCTAAAGACAGGTTGGTGCAAATATGGGTCAACTTGTAAGTACCATCACCCAAAGGACAGGTCTGTGGACTCATCAGCAGTTCCAAATATATTGGGTCTGCCAATGCGTGAGGTActtatttgttttgttttagttGTGCCTCTAAATTCAGAATGCTGTTGGAGGCTCAATAACCTAAATGGAATGTGATATAAAAATGCTTATAGATGATGTGGTTTTATGTGCGATAGAGCTTATTATCATAAGTATACAGGACGCAAAGCCATGCCTTTATTATATGCGGACTGGATTATGCAAGTATGGATATGCTTGCAAGTTCCATCATCCTCAACCCCTGCCAACTGCAAATGTCTTGCCTGTGGTAGGACCTTCGGTAGTGTCTTCATCTGGTGCACCATCTGTTGGTGAACTTCCGACAGCATCCTTACCAAAGGCTACTTATTTCCCCAGTCCTTCCATGCAACTTCCACAAAGCTACATGTCATTATTTCTATCTCCATCACAAGGCTGGAGCACGTATATGGTATGTTCTATTAAATGGAAAATTATCAGTTTGTGTagatttt
Proteins encoded in this window:
- the LOC140987274 gene encoding protein argonaute 16; this translates as MESPTLPPNANLQQAALPKRSIIDRTGFGTSGRPISLLANHFKVSLRCPNEIFYQYNVSISSEDNGVVESKGIGRKITEKLYQTYSSEFAGKTFAYDGEKCLYTVGPLPQNKLEFTVILEESIAKQPRSPSDYGGGSGSGKRSKHSLRSKAFKVEISYAAKIPLKSISLALQGAEAENVQDGLRVLDIILRQKAANKGCLLVRQSFFHDDTRTFCDVGGGVTAVKGFYSSFRPTHGGLSLNMDVSSTMILKPGPVLDFLLANQNLKDRRNIDWEKAKRMLKNLRVKARHNNREFKIIGLSEKPCEQQFFSLKVKNGGNARDDGETLEITVFDYFVKHRGQELTFSAYMPCLDVGKPKRPNYLPLELCSLVSLQRYKKALSGMQRASLVEQSRQKPPERIRVVTDAVRNYHYDDDPLLVSCGISIEKQLTQVDGRVLDVPKLKVGNGEDFFPRNGRWNFNNKKLLNPCRIECWSLVNFSARCDTSHLSRELINCGRNKGIHIERPYTIIEEDPQCSRASPLIRVERMFEQIMAKLPGPPEFLLCVLPERKNSAIYGPWKKKCLTNLGIVTQCTCPSKINDQYLTNLLLKINSKLGGTNSLLALEHSRSLPLINDKPTLIIGMDVSHGSPGQSDIPSIAAVVGSRSWPLISRYRAAVRTQSPKVEMIESLYKPLANGEDDGIIRELLLDFYQTSNKQKPSQIIVFRDGVSESQFSQVLNIELDQIVKAYQHLGEVDVPKFTVIVAQKRHHTQLFQASAPENVPPGTVVDTKVVHPRNYDFYMCAHAGMMGTSRPAHYHVLLNEIGFPPDDLQNLLHSLSYVYQRSTTAISIVAPICYAHLAAQQVGQFLKFEDSSETSSRQKNVSTAGSIPVPQLPRLHSNVAGSMFFC
- the LOC140988557 gene encoding zinc finger CCCH domain-containing protein 3-like isoform X1, with the protein product MPGNSRMRRNCVVSDSYNPAPGQVEADMMSRLKLGNSEDNGGVGDEAGAYPDRPGEPDCLYYLRTGTCGYGSNCRFNHPSNGGHDYGVRNTTELPERAGQPDCEYYLKTGWCKYGSTCKYHHPKDRSVDSSAVPNILGLPMREDAKPCLYYMRTGLCKYGYACKFHHPQPLPTANVLPVVGPSVVSSSGAPSVGELPTASLPKATYFPSPSMQLPQSYMSLFLSPSQGWSTYMGSFSPLSMTTVHSAPASNGKLSASYLPERPDQPECRYFMNYGSCKYGQDCKYHHPREKISQLTSSSLGPLGLPLRPGDPVCSYYSLYGLCKYGPTCKFDHPLDAYSYAYSLSIPSLAALYSPPIPYQRASPQAPSSEISPSKSSTLSEGIKQGATGSDENWQASTKGREGSPDQSDSLPNSFKTPYELIHYESSKSL
- the LOC140988557 gene encoding zinc finger CCCH domain-containing protein 3-like isoform X2; protein product: MPGNSRMRRNCVVSDSYNPAPGQVEDMMSRLKLGNSEDNGGVGDEAGAYPDRPGEPDCLYYLRTGTCGYGSNCRFNHPSNGGHDYGVRNTTELPERAGQPDCEYYLKTGWCKYGSTCKYHHPKDRSVDSSAVPNILGLPMREDAKPCLYYMRTGLCKYGYACKFHHPQPLPTANVLPVVGPSVVSSSGAPSVGELPTASLPKATYFPSPSMQLPQSYMSLFLSPSQGWSTYMGSFSPLSMTTVHSAPASNGKLSASYLPERPDQPECRYFMNYGSCKYGQDCKYHHPREKISQLTSSSLGPLGLPLRPGDPVCSYYSLYGLCKYGPTCKFDHPLDAYSYAYSLSIPSLAALYSPPIPYQRASPQAPSSEISPSKSSTLSEGIKQGATGSDENWQASTKGREGSPDQSDSLPNSFKTPYELIHYESSKSL